One window of Hylaeus volcanicus isolate JK05 unplaced genomic scaffold, UHH_iyHylVolc1.0_haploid 11827, whole genome shotgun sequence genomic DNA carries:
- the LOC128882447 gene encoding synaptobrevin, protein MDGSGNSRDAEVGGPRTPQQAASTKKLQQTQATVKEVVGIMKVNVEKVLERDQKLSELETRADVLQQGATQFEQQAGKLKRKYWWKNLKMMIIIGIICVIILIIIIASVMSGSSDSSNSD, encoded by the exons ATGGATGGCAGTGGTAATTCTAGAGATGCAGAAGTGGGTGGTCCTCGTACCCCACAACAAGCAGCATCCACAAAGAAGTTGCAGCAAACGCAAGCAACTGTTAAAGAAGTTGTGGGGATAATGAAAGTAAATGTGGAGAAAGTATTGGAAAGAGATCAGAAATTGTCAGAATTAGAAACGCGTGCAGATGTTTTGCAACAAGGTGCAACGCAATTTGAACAACAAgcaggaaaattgaaaaggaaatattggtggaaaaatctgaaaatgaTGATCATCATTGGCATTATCTGtgtgattattttaattatcatcATTG cATCGGTTATGTCTGGCTCATCGGATTCCAGTAATTCTGACTGA